The Chryseobacterium aureum genome contains a region encoding:
- a CDS encoding ligase-associated DNA damage response DEXH box helicase, protein MAAFEHTDGLKIIQQWMADKGIAPFQFQLETWKKFGNGYSGMVIAPTGFGKTFSVFLALISDFLNHPEQYKKGLKMLWITPLRSLSKDIAKAMQEAIDEIGLDWAVGVRNGDTDPKVRQQQVKKMPEILVVTPESLHLLLAQKNNETFFRDIKCIAVDEWHELLGSKRGVMVELGISQLRKYVPKIKIWGITATIGNLDEAMEVLIPYAVKKTKITAKERKKIDILPVFPNEIEILPWAGHLGNKLADKVVPIILESKSTIVFTNTRSQSEMWYQLLLDAYPDFAGQIAIHHSSIDAHLRIWIEENLSSGKLKAVVSTSSLDLGIDFKPVDTVIQVGSAKGVARFLQRAGRSGHSPFETSKIYCVPTHSLELIEVSALKEAVKQKVVEPRDPQVLCFDVLVQFLMTLAVGDGFYPEELYGRIKKVYAFREMLDEEWKSILEFLTIGGSVLKSYEEFHKIVIMEDGLYKVTSRKIAMLHRMNMGVIVSDAMLKVKFISGGYIGMIEEYFISKLKKEEKFILAGRTLEVVMIKDMTVYVRAAKGRALVPSYLGGRLPLSSNLGHFLREKLSHALNPKASEKELKFLHPLLVNQEKNSHIPKEDEFLVEMIKNREGYHLFMYPFEGRLVHEVMAALIAYRISKLAPISFSMAMNDYGFELFSDKEIPLHEDNLHQILTRDNLMNDVIASINSAEMARRKFRDIAVISGMVIQNYAGQQRSNKSLQSSAGLIFKVLEDHDPNHFLIKQAYTEVFNMQLQEQRLVEAFKRIEKSEIILKHSRSFTPLSFPIKVDSLRQTLSSEGLDARIKRMLKLSDISDLL, encoded by the coding sequence TTGGCAGCTTTTGAACATACCGATGGATTAAAGATCATTCAGCAATGGATGGCGGATAAAGGTATTGCCCCTTTTCAATTTCAGCTGGAAACCTGGAAGAAATTTGGAAACGGATACAGCGGAATGGTAATCGCTCCTACTGGCTTTGGCAAGACTTTCTCTGTTTTTTTAGCCTTAATTTCAGATTTCCTGAATCATCCTGAACAATACAAAAAGGGCTTGAAAATGCTCTGGATCACACCGTTGCGGTCTCTTTCCAAAGATATTGCAAAAGCGATGCAGGAAGCCATCGATGAAATTGGCCTCGATTGGGCTGTAGGCGTAAGAAACGGCGATACCGATCCAAAAGTAAGACAGCAGCAGGTGAAAAAAATGCCTGAAATTCTTGTGGTTACTCCGGAAAGTCTTCATTTGCTCCTGGCTCAGAAAAATAATGAAACCTTTTTCAGGGATATAAAATGTATAGCAGTGGATGAATGGCATGAATTACTGGGTTCAAAACGGGGTGTCATGGTAGAACTCGGGATTTCTCAGCTTAGGAAATATGTTCCGAAGATCAAAATCTGGGGCATCACCGCCACCATCGGAAATCTGGATGAAGCCATGGAAGTGCTTATTCCGTATGCTGTTAAAAAAACAAAAATTACAGCCAAAGAACGCAAAAAAATAGATATTCTGCCCGTTTTCCCCAATGAAATTGAGATCTTACCCTGGGCCGGACATCTTGGAAATAAACTTGCTGATAAAGTAGTTCCTATTATTCTGGAATCAAAATCTACCATTGTCTTCACGAATACCAGAAGCCAGAGTGAAATGTGGTATCAGCTTTTACTCGATGCCTATCCGGATTTTGCAGGTCAGATTGCCATCCATCACAGTTCCATTGATGCTCACCTAAGAATATGGATTGAAGAAAACTTAAGTTCCGGAAAATTAAAAGCCGTAGTCTCTACCTCATCTCTTGACCTTGGAATAGATTTTAAACCCGTAGATACAGTAATTCAGGTAGGATCAGCCAAAGGAGTAGCGCGTTTTCTTCAAAGAGCAGGACGCAGCGGCCACTCCCCTTTTGAAACCTCAAAGATATATTGTGTCCCTACCCATTCTCTGGAACTCATTGAAGTTTCAGCTTTAAAAGAAGCCGTAAAACAGAAAGTGGTAGAACCCAGAGATCCACAGGTTCTGTGTTTTGATGTATTGGTCCAGTTTCTGATGACACTGGCAGTTGGAGATGGTTTTTATCCTGAGGAATTATACGGAAGAATCAAAAAAGTATATGCTTTCCGGGAAATGCTGGACGAAGAATGGAAAAGTATACTGGAATTCCTTACCATTGGCGGCAGCGTACTGAAAAGCTATGAAGAATTTCATAAAATCGTCATTATGGAAGACGGTCTTTATAAGGTAACTTCAAGAAAAATAGCCATGCTTCACCGGATGAATATGGGCGTCATTGTAAGCGATGCCATGCTGAAGGTAAAATTTATTTCCGGAGGTTATATCGGAATGATTGAAGAATATTTTATTTCAAAACTTAAAAAAGAAGAAAAATTTATTCTCGCCGGACGCACACTGGAGGTGGTAATGATCAAAGATATGACAGTCTATGTAAGAGCTGCCAAAGGAAGAGCTTTAGTTCCGAGTTATTTGGGAGGAAGACTCCCTCTCAGCTCCAATCTGGGTCATTTTTTAAGAGAAAAGCTGTCACATGCCTTAAACCCCAAAGCTTCAGAAAAAGAGCTTAAATTTCTGCATCCTCTTCTGGTTAATCAGGAAAAAAACTCCCATATTCCCAAAGAAGATGAATTTCTGGTAGAAATGATCAAAAACCGTGAAGGCTATCATTTGTTTATGTATCCTTTTGAAGGACGCCTGGTACATGAAGTCATGGCCGCTCTTATTGCTTATCGTATCTCAAAACTGGCTCCTATTTCCTTTTCCATGGCGATGAATGATTATGGATTTGAGCTGTTCAGTGATAAAGAAATTCCTTTACATGAAGACAATCTGCACCAGATCTTAACCCGGGATAATCTAATGAATGATGTGATTGCAAGCATCAATTCTGCTGAAATGGCAAGGAGAAAATTTCGTGATATTGCAGTGATTTCAGGAATGGTGATTCAAAATTATGCAGGACAGCAGCGCTCCAACAAATCTTTGCAGAGCTCTGCCGGACTCATCTTTAAAGTCTTAGAAGATCATGATCCCAATCATTTTCTAATAAAACAGGCCTATACAGAAGTCTTCAATATGCAGCTTCAGGAACAGCGGTTGGTAGAAGCTTTTAAAAGGATAGAAAAGTCTGAAATTATTTTAAAACATTCCCGCTCTTTTACTCCTCTCAGCTTTCCTATTAAAGTAGACAGCCTAAGGCAGACCCTTTCAAGCGAAGGATTGGATGCAAGAATTAAAAGAATGCTCAAACTATCTGATATCAGTGATCTTTTGTAA
- the pdeM gene encoding ligase-associated DNA damage response endonuclease PdeM, with protein sequence MFIATKNISILNETFILTNQRAAFWKQEKALILSDLHIGKTAHFRKNGIALANHIMKSDLERLSALIEYFQPEKFIVVGDLLHAGDNSDVDEFCTWKSQYPAIQFYLIEGNHDRISKTLEKKLCFTHKAERFETGNITFIHDFDATGSGFQITGHIHPGIVLNSAIKNIRLPCFALSSNQLLLPAFSEFTGLDTKNLPKKSTFFVFTDAEIYEI encoded by the coding sequence GTGTTTATAGCAACTAAAAATATTTCCATCCTAAACGAAACTTTTATCCTGACCAATCAGCGTGCGGCATTCTGGAAGCAAGAAAAAGCACTGATTCTTTCCGATCTGCACATCGGGAAAACAGCCCATTTCCGGAAAAACGGAATTGCACTGGCCAATCATATTATGAAAAGTGATCTTGAAAGGCTCTCGGCTCTGATTGAATATTTTCAGCCGGAAAAATTCATTGTGGTCGGAGACCTGCTGCATGCCGGAGACAATTCTGATGTAGATGAGTTCTGCACATGGAAAAGCCAGTATCCTGCGATACAGTTTTACCTTATTGAAGGAAACCATGACCGGATTTCCAAAACGCTGGAGAAAAAATTATGCTTTACTCACAAAGCAGAGCGGTTTGAAACAGGAAACATTACTTTTATTCATGATTTTGATGCAACGGGATCAGGATTTCAGATTACCGGACACATTCATCCCGGAATTGTCCTGAATTCGGCAATAAAAAACATCAGGCTTCCCTGTTTTGCTTTAAGCAGTAACCAGTTATTATTACCCGCGTTCAGTGAATTTACAGGACTGGATACTAAAAATCTGCCTAAGAAAAGTACATTCTTTGTGTTTACAGATGCTGAAATTTATGAAATCTGA
- a CDS encoding GlcG/HbpS family heme-binding protein, whose protein sequence is MELSYKTAEKVLQAAKEKALSLNIPVSIAVVDAGGHLVALARLDIVYGVIDFAVKKARTAAMFGVNSDVMGGIISETGMHGYGMLNSNHGLLTIAGGVVLQNAEGKIIGAIGSSGGTPEQDKEIAEAGARAIA, encoded by the coding sequence ATGGAATTGAGTTATAAAACAGCCGAAAAGGTTTTACAGGCAGCAAAGGAAAAGGCATTATCTCTGAATATTCCTGTGAGTATTGCTGTGGTTGATGCCGGAGGACATCTTGTTGCATTGGCAAGGCTTGACATTGTCTATGGCGTAATTGATTTTGCTGTTAAAAAAGCAAGAACCGCAGCGATGTTTGGAGTAAACAGCGATGTAATGGGAGGTATTATTTCAGAAACTGGTATGCATGGATACGGAATGCTGAATTCTAATCATGGACTTTTAACCATTGCAGGTGGTGTTGTTCTTCAAAATGCAGAAGGAAAGATTATAGGCGCAATAGGTTCTTCCGGAGGAACTCCCGAGCAGGATAAAGAAATCGCAGAGGCTGGAGCTCGTGCTATTGCTTAA
- a CDS encoding SDR family oxidoreductase, translating into MSKTILITGAASGFGKITAFDLAKKGHKVIATAQVYPQMSDLIREAKEHGVDLTVDKLDVTSQRDVDYILKKYSDIDILISNAGIMEGGPIAEQPVDIIRSMFEVNVFGALNLAQGYIKKFVEKREGKIVFTSSMGGLWTVPYVAAYCSSKHALESIAEGLRTELAPFNIKIATCNPGVFGTGFNDRGVDSIFHWYDPKTNFTPESAFDGAAESLAHQLDPQSMADVIVNVALDDNSNFRNVHPKETEDFVKQLQADAWTAKS; encoded by the coding sequence ATGAGTAAAACAATTTTAATTACAGGTGCAGCAAGCGGATTTGGGAAGATTACAGCTTTTGATCTTGCTAAAAAAGGACACAAAGTAATCGCTACGGCTCAGGTCTATCCCCAGATGAGTGATTTAATCCGCGAAGCCAAAGAACATGGAGTTGATCTGACGGTAGATAAACTGGACGTAACGAGCCAAAGAGATGTAGATTATATTTTAAAGAAATATAGTGATATAGATATTCTTATCAGTAATGCCGGAATTATGGAAGGTGGTCCTATTGCCGAACAGCCCGTAGATATTATCCGTTCTATGTTTGAAGTGAATGTATTTGGAGCCCTGAATCTTGCACAGGGCTATATCAAAAAGTTTGTGGAAAAGAGGGAAGGTAAGATTGTTTTCACTTCTTCAATGGGAGGGTTATGGACGGTTCCTTATGTTGCTGCTTATTGTTCTTCAAAGCACGCTTTGGAGTCTATAGCAGAAGGATTAAGAACTGAATTGGCTCCATTCAATATCAAGATTGCAACTTGTAATCCGGGTGTATTTGGAACGGGTTTCAATGACAGGGGAGTAGATTCTATTTTCCATTGGTATGATCCGAAAACCAATTTCACTCCGGAATCGGCTTTTGACGGAGCTGCTGAATCTTTAGCCCATCAGCTTGATCCGCAATCTATGGCAGACGTGATTGTAAATGTAGCTCTTGATGATAACAGTAACTTCAGAAATGTTCATCCGAAGGAAACCGAAGATTTTGTAAAACAGCTTCAAGCAGACGCATGGACAGCAAAAAGCTAA
- a CDS encoding helix-turn-helix domain-containing protein: protein MENTSEIIFDKLVYSCAFESYRGHEEFIPDHFLGFQISGETHAFHEHGKTVIKENTVVLVRKNQLIRTVKYPSAHQKYQFVSITLDDETLRQYAAENKIALNARFSGNERLFFESDDFFKGYFTSLIPYIYKTQEVSSNLAAIKVKEAIELLLLSNPDMRNLLFDFSEPHKIDLAEFMNKNFMFNVSVDAFARLTGRSLSGFKRDFSKTFEMTPKQWLKEKRLKEAYYLIKNRDKKPSDIYLDLGFENLSHFYSSFKKKFGVTTTEV from the coding sequence ATGGAAAATACTTCTGAAATCATATTTGACAAACTGGTTTATTCATGTGCCTTTGAATCTTACAGAGGCCATGAAGAGTTTATTCCTGATCATTTTCTGGGGTTTCAGATATCCGGAGAGACTCATGCTTTTCATGAACACGGTAAAACAGTAATCAAAGAGAATACAGTAGTTCTGGTGAGGAAAAATCAACTGATCAGAACTGTTAAATATCCTTCTGCTCATCAGAAGTATCAGTTTGTTTCCATCACACTTGATGATGAGACTCTGAGACAGTATGCTGCTGAAAATAAAATAGCTCTGAATGCCAGATTTTCAGGTAATGAACGGTTATTTTTTGAATCTGATGATTTTTTTAAAGGGTATTTTACTTCTCTAATTCCCTACATCTATAAAACTCAGGAAGTATCATCAAACCTTGCGGCAATAAAGGTAAAGGAAGCTATAGAATTACTTTTACTAAGTAATCCGGATATGAGAAATCTTCTTTTTGACTTTTCAGAACCTCATAAGATTGATCTTGCAGAGTTTATGAACAAAAATTTTATGTTCAACGTATCGGTAGATGCTTTTGCTAGACTTACAGGGCGTAGCCTTTCTGGATTTAAAAGAGATTTCAGCAAAACTTTTGAAATGACACCCAAACAATGGCTGAAAGAAAAAAGATTAAAGGAAGCCTATTATCTGATTAAGAACAGAGATAAAAAGCCTTCAGATATTTATCTTGATCTGGGTTTTGAGAATTTATCTCACTTTTATTCCTCTTTCAAAAAGAAATTTGGGGTGACCACTACGGAAGTATAG
- a CDS encoding 2,3-bisphosphoglycerate-dependent phosphoglycerate mutase, whose protein sequence is MEKLFLVRHGQSLWNLENRFTGWQDIDITETGIEEAKKAGLALKGEKIDIAFTSALIRAQHTLSIILNELGNPNIPVIKDKALNERSYGNLEGLNKAETALKYGEEQVHTWRRSYDVVPPGGESLKDTYNRVIPYFESQIRPLLKQGENVLIVAHGNSLRALIMYLEHLSPEEILEREIATGFPLTYIFDEKFHVSRKVS, encoded by the coding sequence ATGGAAAAATTGTTCTTAGTCCGCCACGGACAGTCACTCTGGAATCTGGAAAACAGATTTACAGGTTGGCAGGATATCGATATAACTGAAACCGGTATTGAAGAAGCAAAAAAAGCAGGCCTTGCCTTAAAAGGAGAAAAAATAGATATCGCATTCACCTCTGCACTCATCAGGGCACAGCATACCTTATCCATCATCCTCAATGAACTTGGAAATCCCAATATTCCGGTCATCAAAGACAAAGCTTTAAACGAACGTTCTTACGGAAACCTCGAAGGATTAAATAAAGCAGAAACCGCTCTGAAATACGGGGAAGAGCAGGTTCATACCTGGCGCAGATCCTATGATGTGGTTCCACCCGGCGGAGAAAGCCTTAAAGATACTTATAACAGGGTTATTCCCTATTTTGAAAGTCAGATAAGACCATTATTGAAACAGGGCGAAAACGTGTTGATTGTAGCCCATGGAAACAGCCTGCGTGCACTCATTATGTATCTGGAACATCTTTCTCCTGAAGAAATTTTAGAAAGAGAGATTGCCACCGGTTTCCCGCTGACTTATATTTTTGATGAAAAGTTTCACGTAAGCCGTAAAGTTAGCTGA
- a CDS encoding ATP-dependent DNA ligase produces MRHFAELINALETTNKTNAKIDAIIDYLERAPDEDKVWFIALFTGKRPKRNVNTNYMKEWALEITKLPYWLFQESYSSVGDLGETLSLILPPPEEKIERSLSEWMNDITNLKGKTDAEKKEFVLQTWNGLDYTERLIFNKLIGGSFRIGVSDKTLINALTKFSGQESSALMHSLMGKWLPDEVSFKELIDAENVNPDNSKPYPFCLAYPLEKETEELGDPDSWLVEYKWDGIRGQIIRRNDEVFIWSRGEELVTEQFPEITEVIKAMKGNFVIDGEILAVKDGKVLNFNELQKRLNRKTLTKKMLSEIPIEVFVYDLLELEENDLREKPISARRALLEELLLNENPERISISKSLDFEQWDELNLLRENSRDVNSEGLMLKQKNSPYHSGRKKGDWWKWKINPFTIDAVLIYAQKGSGRRSAYYTDYTFAVKNGDSLVTIAKAYSGLTDKEIMEVSRFVTKNAIEKFGPVRTVKAELVFEIAFEGIGFSNRHKSGVALRFPRIVRWRKDKTADEIDDLEEIKKLIQ; encoded by the coding sequence ATGAGACATTTTGCAGAACTGATCAACGCACTGGAAACCACCAATAAAACCAATGCTAAAATTGATGCCATCATTGATTATCTGGAACGGGCTCCTGATGAAGATAAAGTATGGTTTATAGCCCTGTTTACCGGAAAAAGGCCCAAGAGAAATGTCAATACCAATTACATGAAAGAATGGGCGCTGGAAATCACAAAACTCCCCTACTGGCTGTTCCAGGAATCTTATTCTTCCGTAGGAGATCTCGGAGAGACTTTGTCATTAATTCTTCCGCCTCCGGAAGAAAAAATAGAACGTTCATTATCAGAATGGATGAATGACATTACCAACTTAAAAGGCAAAACAGACGCAGAAAAAAAAGAATTCGTCCTGCAAACATGGAATGGTTTGGATTATACCGAACGTTTGATCTTTAATAAACTAATTGGCGGAAGTTTCCGGATTGGAGTATCAGACAAAACATTAATCAATGCGCTGACTAAATTTTCAGGGCAGGAATCCAGTGCTCTGATGCACAGTTTAATGGGGAAATGGCTGCCGGATGAAGTGTCTTTCAAAGAACTTATTGATGCGGAAAACGTTAATCCGGACAACTCAAAGCCCTATCCGTTCTGCCTGGCCTATCCTTTGGAAAAAGAAACCGAAGAACTGGGAGATCCCGATAGCTGGCTGGTAGAATACAAATGGGACGGAATACGCGGACAGATCATCCGGAGAAATGATGAAGTCTTTATCTGGTCACGGGGTGAAGAACTCGTAACAGAGCAATTTCCGGAAATTACAGAAGTTATAAAAGCCATGAAAGGCAATTTTGTCATAGATGGAGAAATACTTGCGGTAAAAGATGGTAAGGTTTTAAATTTTAATGAATTACAGAAAAGATTAAACAGAAAAACTTTAACTAAAAAAATGCTCTCGGAAATCCCCATAGAAGTCTTTGTCTATGATCTGCTGGAACTGGAAGAAAACGATCTGAGAGAAAAACCAATCTCCGCAAGAAGGGCTTTACTGGAAGAACTATTACTGAATGAAAATCCTGAACGCATCAGCATCTCTAAAAGTCTGGATTTTGAACAATGGGATGAACTCAATTTGCTTCGGGAAAACTCTCGGGATGTAAACAGTGAAGGACTCATGTTAAAACAAAAAAACTCCCCTTACCATTCAGGAAGAAAAAAAGGCGATTGGTGGAAATGGAAAATCAATCCTTTCACCATTGATGCAGTACTGATTTATGCACAAAAAGGAAGCGGCCGGAGAAGTGCCTATTATACCGATTATACCTTTGCCGTGAAAAACGGAGACAGCCTGGTAACTATTGCTAAGGCTTATTCGGGATTAACAGATAAAGAGATTATGGAAGTAAGCAGATTTGTAACCAAAAATGCTATTGAAAAATTCGGTCCTGTAAGAACCGTAAAAGCAGAACTGGTTTTTGAAATTGCTTTTGAAGGAATAGGGTTCAGCAACCGTCATAAAAGTGGTGTAGCCCTGCGCTTTCCAAGAATTGTAAGATGGCGGAAAGACAAAACCGCAGACGAAATTGATGATTTGGAAGAGATTAAAAAATTAATACAGTAA
- a CDS encoding ligase-associated DNA damage response exonuclease, giving the protein MKLITFTKKGIYCPQGKFYIDPWRPVDMAVITHGHADHARWGMKKYLCHHFTRPILYQRIGPDIECQSVEYGEVITINGVKLSLHPAGHIIGSAQIRLEYKGYVTVISGDYKVQDDGLSTPFELVKCNEFVTESTFGLPIYNWLEVPDLNKKLQNWVLKNKENNKTSVFIGYSLGKAQRIMKAVEELGKIYVHYSIGKLNEAFETVGIELPEYTIADFRERPKEVEHEIVIVPPALLDSNIIKKIPDPATAICSGWMQVRGARRWRSADAGFAMSDHADWKGLLQTVKATEAELVHVTHGQTEVFSKYLNETGIKADVVETLFGDDEEASEKETPENPES; this is encoded by the coding sequence TTGAAATTAATCACATTTACCAAAAAAGGGATTTACTGTCCACAGGGAAAATTCTACATAGATCCCTGGAGGCCCGTAGACATGGCCGTTATCACCCATGGTCACGCCGATCATGCGCGCTGGGGAATGAAAAAATACCTTTGTCACCATTTTACCAGGCCCATTTTATACCAGAGAATCGGACCAGATATTGAATGTCAGAGCGTAGAATATGGAGAAGTGATTACCATCAATGGAGTAAAACTTTCTCTTCATCCGGCCGGGCATATTATTGGTTCTGCCCAGATAAGGCTTGAATACAAAGGATATGTGACCGTCATTTCAGGAGATTATAAAGTTCAGGATGATGGGCTGAGCACTCCTTTTGAACTCGTAAAATGTAATGAGTTCGTCACGGAAAGCACCTTTGGCCTGCCGATTTACAACTGGCTGGAAGTCCCGGATTTAAATAAAAAACTTCAGAACTGGGTACTGAAAAATAAAGAAAACAATAAAACCTCTGTTTTTATAGGCTATTCTTTGGGTAAAGCCCAGCGGATTATGAAAGCCGTGGAAGAATTAGGAAAAATATACGTTCATTATTCCATCGGGAAACTGAATGAAGCCTTTGAAACTGTAGGAATTGAACTTCCTGAATATACCATTGCAGACTTCAGAGAACGCCCGAAAGAAGTGGAACACGAAATTGTGATTGTACCTCCTGCCTTGCTCGACAGTAATATCATCAAGAAAATTCCGGATCCGGCTACAGCCATATGTTCCGGCTGGATGCAGGTACGCGGGGCCAGAAGATGGCGGAGCGCAGATGCAGGATTTGCCATGAGCGACCATGCAGACTGGAAAGGATTATTGCAGACCGTGAAAGCAACCGAAGCAGAACTCGTGCACGTTACCCACGGACAGACAGAAGTTTTCTCAAAATATCTGAATGAAACAGGCATAAAAGCCGATGTTGTAGAAACATTATTTGGCGATGATGAAGAAGCATCTGAAAAAGAAACCCCAGAAAATCCGGAATCATGA
- a CDS encoding S41 family peptidase, with product MLKIKTLLLIFITTSSFSLAQNCTCESNYQWVKKTFEENDAGYQYIIDKKGASAYQAHNDDFLKKIKNVKSDTECYQAIYDWLKFFRSGHFSISKIENKTQETPPIANENAKTELVKIDIEKFKKEAASKKETDIEGIWAVEPYTIGIKKIGEVYKGFIIESGAENWKPNELKLTFNADQTKGTYYLRNKTGQEIHDMRLVGKNYLEINDFTLKRVSPKFEKEEGIETYYEAIMAQKPFLKELNKTTLLLRIPSFNGALKKDIDSVIAVNKSKIESTENLIIDIRYNGGGSDGSFSKIIPYLYTNPIRSVRTQLYSTKLNNQRMLDFYDNYQKYGMQADEREYLKKAYDKLSKNLGKFVSLQDDGKTVGITKMDKILPYPKNVGIIINNGNGSTAEEFLLAAKQSKKVKLFGTTTAGVLDISNMYFVNSPCNEFKMGYALSKSFRIPDMAIDEKGIQPDYFIDKTIPDYQWIDFVNDVLNEK from the coding sequence ATGCTTAAAATTAAGACGCTTCTTTTAATTTTTATCACCACTTCTTCTTTTAGCCTGGCTCAAAACTGTACTTGTGAAAGTAATTACCAGTGGGTGAAAAAAACTTTCGAGGAAAATGATGCCGGATATCAGTATATCATTGATAAAAAAGGAGCTTCAGCGTATCAGGCTCATAATGATGATTTTCTGAAAAAAATAAAAAATGTAAAGTCTGATACAGAATGCTATCAAGCCATTTATGATTGGCTCAAATTTTTCAGATCCGGTCATTTTTCAATCTCAAAAATTGAAAACAAAACCCAGGAAACCCCGCCAATAGCCAATGAAAATGCCAAAACAGAATTAGTAAAAATAGATATTGAGAAGTTCAAAAAAGAAGCTGCATCTAAAAAAGAGACAGATATTGAGGGTATCTGGGCAGTTGAACCTTATACCATAGGCATTAAAAAGATTGGAGAAGTTTACAAAGGTTTCATTATCGAGTCCGGAGCAGAAAACTGGAAACCTAATGAGTTGAAATTGACTTTCAATGCTGATCAAACCAAAGGAACTTATTATCTGAGAAATAAGACCGGTCAGGAAATTCATGATATGAGACTTGTAGGAAAAAACTATCTTGAAATCAATGATTTTACCCTCAAAAGAGTATCCCCGAAATTTGAAAAAGAAGAAGGAATTGAAACGTATTATGAAGCTATTATGGCTCAAAAACCTTTTCTGAAAGAGCTTAATAAGACTACATTGCTTTTGAGAATCCCTTCATTCAATGGTGCGTTGAAAAAAGATATTGACAGCGTAATTGCAGTCAACAAATCTAAAATTGAAAGTACGGAAAACCTTATTATTGATATCAGATATAATGGAGGCGGCAGTGATGGCAGTTTTTCTAAAATCATTCCATATCTATATACCAATCCTATCAGAAGTGTAAGGACACAGCTTTATTCTACAAAACTGAATAACCAGAGAATGCTCGATTTTTATGATAACTACCAGAAATATGGCATGCAGGCAGATGAAAGAGAATATCTGAAGAAAGCTTATGATAAACTCAGCAAAAACTTAGGGAAGTTTGTAAGCCTGCAGGATGACGGAAAAACTGTAGGCATTACCAAAATGGATAAAATCTTACCCTATCCAAAAAATGTAGGAATTATCATTAACAACGGAAACGGAAGTACTGCAGAAGAATTTTTACTGGCCGCTAAACAAAGTAAAAAAGTTAAGCTTTTCGGAACAACCACTGCCGGAGTTCTGGATATTTCCAATATGTACTTCGTAAATTCCCCTTGTAACGAATTTAAGATGGGATATGCTCTTTCTAAAAGCTTCCGTATCCCGGATATGGCCATTGATGAAAAAGGCATTCAGCCAGACTATTTCATTGATAAAACCATCCCGGATTATCAATGGATTGACTTTGTAAATGATGTGCTGAATGAAAAGTAA